A single genomic interval of Trichosurus vulpecula isolate mTriVul1 chromosome 6, mTriVul1.pri, whole genome shotgun sequence harbors:
- the LOC118853228 gene encoding tubulin beta-4B chain-like isoform X2, with translation MREILHLQAGQCGNQIGAKFWEVISDEHGIDPTGTYHGDSNLQLERINVYYNEATGGKYVPRAVLVDLEPGTMDSVLSGPFRQIFRPDSFVFGQSGAGNNWAKGHYTEGAELVDSVLDFVRKEAESCDCLQGFQLTHSLGGGTGSGMGTLLISKIREEYPDRIMNTFSVVPSPKVSDTVLVENTDETYCIDNEALYDICFRTLKLTTPTNGDLNYLVSATMSGVTTCLRFPGQLNADLRKLAVNIVPFPCLHFFMPGFAPLTSRGSQQYRALTVPELTQQMFDAKNMMSACDPRHGRYLTVAAVFRGRIDEQMLNVPNKNSTYFVEWIPNNVKTAVCDIPPQGLKMSATFIGNSTAIQELFKRISEQFTAMFRGKAFLHWYTGEGMDEMEFPEAESNMNDLVSEYQQY, from the exons ATGAGGGAGATCTTGCACCTCCAGGCCGGGCAGTGCGGCAACCAGATCGGCGCAAAGTTCTGGGAGGTGATCAGTGACGAACATGGTATCGACCCCACCGGAACCTACCATGGGGACAGCAACCTGCAGCTGGAGAGGATCAACGTGTATTACAATGAAGCCACCGGTGGGAAATATGTGCCCCGAGCAGTCCTGGTCGATCTTGAACCTGGAACAATGGACTCTGTCCTTTCTGGACCTTTCAGACAGATTTTCAGGCCAGACAGCTTTGTCTTCGGCCAGAGTGGTGCTGGAAACAACTGGGCGAAAGGCCATTACACAGAAGGTGCGGAACTGGTTGACTCAGTATTAGATTTTGtaagaaaagaagcagaaagtTGTGACTGTCTCCAGGGCTTCCAGCTGACACACTCTCTGGGTGGTGGGACTGGGTCTGGGATGGGCACTCTCTTAATCAGCAAGATCCGGGAAGAGTACCCAGACAGAATCATGAACACTTTCAGCGTTGTACCCTCCCCCAAGGTATCGGACACTGTA CTTGTAGAAAACACAGATGAAACCTATTGTATTGATAATGAAGCCCTCTATGATATCTGTTTCAGAACCCTGAAATTGACCACTCCCACAAATGGTGACCTGAACTACCTGGTGTCAGCAACCATGAGTGGCGTCACCACCTGCTTACGCTTCCCAGGGCAGCTTAATGCTGACTTGCGTAAGCTGGCAGTGAACATTGTCCCCTTTCCCTGTCTGCACTTCTTTATGCCTGGCTTTGCTCCACTGACTAGCCGTGGTAGCCAGCAGTACCGTGCTTTAACTGTGCCAGAGCTCACCCAGCAGATGTTTGATGCAAAGAACATGATGTCTGCTTGTGACCCGAGGCACGGGCGCTATCTTACTGTGGCAGCAGTGTTCAGAGGCCGTATAGACGAGCAAATGCTCAATGTTCCAAACAAGAACAGCACTTACTTTGTTGAATGGATTCCCAACAATGTGAAAACGGCCGTTTGTGACATCCCACCCCAGGGCCTGAAAATGTCTGCCACCTTCATTGGTAACAGTACTGCCATCCAAGAGCTATTTAAGCGCATTTCTGAGCAGTTTACAGCCATGTTCCGCGGAAAGGCTTTCTTACATTGGTATACTGGAGAGGGCATGGATGAAATGGAATTCCCTGAAGCAGAGAGCAACATGAATGATTTGGTGTCTGAGTATCAGCAGTATTAG
- the LOC118853228 gene encoding tubulin beta chain-like isoform X4: MREILHLQAGQCATGGKYVPRAVLVDLEPGTMDSVLSGPFRQIFRPDSFVFGQSGAGNNWAKGHYTEGAELVDSVLDFVRKEAESCDCLQGFQLTHSLGGGTGSGMGTLLISKIREEYPDRIMNTFSVVPSPKVSDTVVEPYNATLSVHQLVENTDETYCIDNEALYDICFRTLKLTTPTNGDLNYLVSATMSGVTTCLRFPGQLNADLRKLAVNIVPFPCLHFFMPGFAPLTSRGSQQYRALTVPELTQQMFDAKNMMSACDPRHGRYLTVAAVFRGRIDEQMLNVPNKNSTYFVEWIPNNVKTAVCDIPPQGLKMSATFIGNSTAIQELFKRISEQFTAMFRGKAFLHWYTGEGMDEMEFPEAESNMNDLVSEYQQY; this comes from the exons ATGAGGGAGATCTTGCACCTCCAGGCCGGGCAGTGCG CCACCGGTGGGAAATATGTGCCCCGAGCAGTCCTGGTCGATCTTGAACCTGGAACAATGGACTCTGTCCTTTCTGGACCTTTCAGACAGATTTTCAGGCCAGACAGCTTTGTCTTCGGCCAGAGTGGTGCTGGAAACAACTGGGCGAAAGGCCATTACACAGAAGGTGCGGAACTGGTTGACTCAGTATTAGATTTTGtaagaaaagaagcagaaagtTGTGACTGTCTCCAGGGCTTCCAGCTGACACACTCTCTGGGTGGTGGGACTGGGTCTGGGATGGGCACTCTCTTAATCAGCAAGATCCGGGAAGAGTACCCAGACAGAATCATGAACACTTTCAGCGTTGTACCCTCCCCCAAGGTATCGGACACTGTAGTAGAGCCCTACAATGCAACCCTCTCAGTACACCAGCTTGTAGAAAACACAGATGAAACCTATTGTATTGATAATGAAGCCCTCTATGATATCTGTTTCAGAACCCTGAAATTGACCACTCCCACAAATGGTGACCTGAACTACCTGGTGTCAGCAACCATGAGTGGCGTCACCACCTGCTTACGCTTCCCAGGGCAGCTTAATGCTGACTTGCGTAAGCTGGCAGTGAACATTGTCCCCTTTCCCTGTCTGCACTTCTTTATGCCTGGCTTTGCTCCACTGACTAGCCGTGGTAGCCAGCAGTACCGTGCTTTAACTGTGCCAGAGCTCACCCAGCAGATGTTTGATGCAAAGAACATGATGTCTGCTTGTGACCCGAGGCACGGGCGCTATCTTACTGTGGCAGCAGTGTTCAGAGGCCGTATAGACGAGCAAATGCTCAATGTTCCAAACAAGAACAGCACTTACTTTGTTGAATGGATTCCCAACAATGTGAAAACGGCCGTTTGTGACATCCCACCCCAGGGCCTGAAAATGTCTGCCACCTTCATTGGTAACAGTACTGCCATCCAAGAGCTATTTAAGCGCATTTCTGAGCAGTTTACAGCCATGTTCCGCGGAAAGGCTTTCTTACATTGGTATACTGGAGAGGGCATGGATGAAATGGAATTCCCTGAAGCAGAGAGCAACATGAATGATTTGGTGTCTGAGTATCAGCAGTATTAG
- the LOC118853228 gene encoding tubulin beta-4B chain-like isoform X3 translates to MREILHLQAGQCGNQIGAKFWEVISDEHGIDPTGTYHGDSNLQLERINVYYNEATDSFVFGQSGAGNNWAKGHYTEGAELVDSVLDFVRKEAESCDCLQGFQLTHSLGGGTGSGMGTLLISKIREEYPDRIMNTFSVVPSPKVSDTVVEPYNATLSVHQLVENTDETYCIDNEALYDICFRTLKLTTPTNGDLNYLVSATMSGVTTCLRFPGQLNADLRKLAVNIVPFPCLHFFMPGFAPLTSRGSQQYRALTVPELTQQMFDAKNMMSACDPRHGRYLTVAAVFRGRIDEQMLNVPNKNSTYFVEWIPNNVKTAVCDIPPQGLKMSATFIGNSTAIQELFKRISEQFTAMFRGKAFLHWYTGEGMDEMEFPEAESNMNDLVSEYQQY, encoded by the exons ATGAGGGAGATCTTGCACCTCCAGGCCGGGCAGTGCGGCAACCAGATCGGCGCAAAGTTCTGGGAGGTGATCAGTGACGAACATGGTATCGACCCCACCGGAACCTACCATGGGGACAGCAACCTGCAGCTGGAGAGGATCAACGTGTATTACAATGAAGCCACCG ACAGCTTTGTCTTCGGCCAGAGTGGTGCTGGAAACAACTGGGCGAAAGGCCATTACACAGAAGGTGCGGAACTGGTTGACTCAGTATTAGATTTTGtaagaaaagaagcagaaagtTGTGACTGTCTCCAGGGCTTCCAGCTGACACACTCTCTGGGTGGTGGGACTGGGTCTGGGATGGGCACTCTCTTAATCAGCAAGATCCGGGAAGAGTACCCAGACAGAATCATGAACACTTTCAGCGTTGTACCCTCCCCCAAGGTATCGGACACTGTAGTAGAGCCCTACAATGCAACCCTCTCAGTACACCAGCTTGTAGAAAACACAGATGAAACCTATTGTATTGATAATGAAGCCCTCTATGATATCTGTTTCAGAACCCTGAAATTGACCACTCCCACAAATGGTGACCTGAACTACCTGGTGTCAGCAACCATGAGTGGCGTCACCACCTGCTTACGCTTCCCAGGGCAGCTTAATGCTGACTTGCGTAAGCTGGCAGTGAACATTGTCCCCTTTCCCTGTCTGCACTTCTTTATGCCTGGCTTTGCTCCACTGACTAGCCGTGGTAGCCAGCAGTACCGTGCTTTAACTGTGCCAGAGCTCACCCAGCAGATGTTTGATGCAAAGAACATGATGTCTGCTTGTGACCCGAGGCACGGGCGCTATCTTACTGTGGCAGCAGTGTTCAGAGGCCGTATAGACGAGCAAATGCTCAATGTTCCAAACAAGAACAGCACTTACTTTGTTGAATGGATTCCCAACAATGTGAAAACGGCCGTTTGTGACATCCCACCCCAGGGCCTGAAAATGTCTGCCACCTTCATTGGTAACAGTACTGCCATCCAAGAGCTATTTAAGCGCATTTCTGAGCAGTTTACAGCCATGTTCCGCGGAAAGGCTTTCTTACATTGGTATACTGGAGAGGGCATGGATGAAATGGAATTCCCTGAAGCAGAGAGCAACATGAATGATTTGGTGTCTGAGTATCAGCAGTATTAG
- the LOC118853228 gene encoding tubulin beta-4B chain-like isoform X1, whose translation MREILHLQAGQCGNQIGAKFWEVISDEHGIDPTGTYHGDSNLQLERINVYYNEATGGKYVPRAVLVDLEPGTMDSVLSGPFRQIFRPDSFVFGQSGAGNNWAKGHYTEGAELVDSVLDFVRKEAESCDCLQGFQLTHSLGGGTGSGMGTLLISKIREEYPDRIMNTFSVVPSPKVSDTVVEPYNATLSVHQLVENTDETYCIDNEALYDICFRTLKLTTPTNGDLNYLVSATMSGVTTCLRFPGQLNADLRKLAVNIVPFPCLHFFMPGFAPLTSRGSQQYRALTVPELTQQMFDAKNMMSACDPRHGRYLTVAAVFRGRIDEQMLNVPNKNSTYFVEWIPNNVKTAVCDIPPQGLKMSATFIGNSTAIQELFKRISEQFTAMFRGKAFLHWYTGEGMDEMEFPEAESNMNDLVSEYQQY comes from the coding sequence ATGAGGGAGATCTTGCACCTCCAGGCCGGGCAGTGCGGCAACCAGATCGGCGCAAAGTTCTGGGAGGTGATCAGTGACGAACATGGTATCGACCCCACCGGAACCTACCATGGGGACAGCAACCTGCAGCTGGAGAGGATCAACGTGTATTACAATGAAGCCACCGGTGGGAAATATGTGCCCCGAGCAGTCCTGGTCGATCTTGAACCTGGAACAATGGACTCTGTCCTTTCTGGACCTTTCAGACAGATTTTCAGGCCAGACAGCTTTGTCTTCGGCCAGAGTGGTGCTGGAAACAACTGGGCGAAAGGCCATTACACAGAAGGTGCGGAACTGGTTGACTCAGTATTAGATTTTGtaagaaaagaagcagaaagtTGTGACTGTCTCCAGGGCTTCCAGCTGACACACTCTCTGGGTGGTGGGACTGGGTCTGGGATGGGCACTCTCTTAATCAGCAAGATCCGGGAAGAGTACCCAGACAGAATCATGAACACTTTCAGCGTTGTACCCTCCCCCAAGGTATCGGACACTGTAGTAGAGCCCTACAATGCAACCCTCTCAGTACACCAGCTTGTAGAAAACACAGATGAAACCTATTGTATTGATAATGAAGCCCTCTATGATATCTGTTTCAGAACCCTGAAATTGACCACTCCCACAAATGGTGACCTGAACTACCTGGTGTCAGCAACCATGAGTGGCGTCACCACCTGCTTACGCTTCCCAGGGCAGCTTAATGCTGACTTGCGTAAGCTGGCAGTGAACATTGTCCCCTTTCCCTGTCTGCACTTCTTTATGCCTGGCTTTGCTCCACTGACTAGCCGTGGTAGCCAGCAGTACCGTGCTTTAACTGTGCCAGAGCTCACCCAGCAGATGTTTGATGCAAAGAACATGATGTCTGCTTGTGACCCGAGGCACGGGCGCTATCTTACTGTGGCAGCAGTGTTCAGAGGCCGTATAGACGAGCAAATGCTCAATGTTCCAAACAAGAACAGCACTTACTTTGTTGAATGGATTCCCAACAATGTGAAAACGGCCGTTTGTGACATCCCACCCCAGGGCCTGAAAATGTCTGCCACCTTCATTGGTAACAGTACTGCCATCCAAGAGCTATTTAAGCGCATTTCTGAGCAGTTTACAGCCATGTTCCGCGGAAAGGCTTTCTTACATTGGTATACTGGAGAGGGCATGGATGAAATGGAATTCCCTGAAGCAGAGAGCAACATGAATGATTTGGTGTCTGAGTATCAGCAGTATTAG